Proteins encoded together in one Prunus dulcis unplaced genomic scaffold, ALMONDv2, whole genome shotgun sequence window:
- the LOC117612883 gene encoding probable esterase KAI2: protein MGIVEEAHNLRVLGSGQQVIVLAHGFGTDQSVWKHLVPHLVDDCRVVMYDNMGAGTTNPEYFDFERYATLEGYAYDLLAILEELRIGSCIFVGHSVSGMVGAIAAITRPDLFTKLVMIGASPRYLNDVDYYGGFEQEDLEQLFDAIRSNYKAWCSGFAPMAVGGDLDSVAVQEFSRTLFNMRPDIALSVAQTIFQSDTRQILHLITVPCHILQSVKDLAVPVVVTEYLHQNLGGESIVEVMSSDGHLPQLSSPDIVIPVILRHIRYDIAAQLLSKNNYGGGGAMARLGVIS from the exons ATGGGAATTGTAGAAGAAGCTCACAACTTGCGGGTCCTGGGCTCAGGCCAGCAGGTCATAGTCCTAGCCCACGGCTTCGGCACCGACCAGTCGGTCTGGAAGCACCTCGTCCCCCACCTCGTCGACGACTGCAGAGTCGTCATGTACGACAACATGGGCGCCGGAACGACAAACCCCGAATATTTCGACTTCGAGCGCTACGCCACCCTCGAGGGCTACGCCTACGACCTCCTCGCCATTCTGGAGGAGCTTCGGATCGGGTCTTGCATCTTCGTTGGCCACTCCGTCTCCGGCATGGTCGGCGCCATCGCCGCTATCACCCGCCCCGACCTCTTCACCAAGCTCGTCATGATCGGCGCCTCTCCTAG GTATCTCAACGACGTCGACTACTACGGCGGGTTCGAGCAGGAAGATCTGGAGCAGCTGTTCGATGCCATCCGATCCAACTACAAGGCTTGGTGCTCTGGTTTCGCACCCATGGCGGTCGGCGGGGACTTGGACTCGGTGGCGGTCCAGGAGTTCAGCCGGACCCTCTTCAACATGCGCCCCGACATTGCCCTCAGCGTCGCCCAAACCATCTTCCAGAGCGACACGAGACAAATTCTCCATCTGATCACAGTGCCCTGCCACATTTTGCAGAGCGTAAAAGACCTCGCTGTCCCTGTCGTCGTCACAGAGTATCTGCACCAGAATCTGGGCGGCGAGTCGATCGTGGAGGTCATGTCATCGGACGGTCATCTTCCGCAGCTGAGCTCGCCGGATATTGTTATCCCGGTGATTCTCCGGCACATTAGATATGATATTGCGGCGCAATTGttgtcaaaaaataattatggaGGTGGTGGGGCTATGGCTAGATTGGGAGTGATTAGTTAG